A region of Sulfitobacter faviae DNA encodes the following proteins:
- a CDS encoding response regulator transcription factor — MSQEGIVYVVDDDAAVRESLVWLLGSVGLRAIPFASAAAFLDSYEDSGCCCLVSDVRMPGMSGLELQKALNARGIKLPLILMTAFGDVSTAVTAMKAGAVDFIEKPFNNQNMLDLINAALQSDAARRKSKAAEVENAQLLARLTPQEHRVFERVAAGLSNREIGSEMDISIKTVEVHRARVMRKLEANSVAELVRFHMHNAPSGEGDGGEGT; from the coding sequence ATGTCGCAAGAAGGGATCGTTTACGTCGTCGATGATGACGCCGCGGTGCGGGAGTCTCTGGTGTGGTTGCTGGGCTCCGTCGGGCTGCGCGCCATTCCCTTTGCATCGGCGGCAGCGTTCCTTGACAGCTATGAGGACAGCGGTTGCTGCTGCCTTGTAAGCGATGTGCGGATGCCGGGGATGAGCGGACTGGAGTTGCAAAAGGCGCTGAACGCGCGGGGGATCAAACTGCCGCTGATCCTGATGACGGCCTTCGGCGATGTCTCTACCGCCGTGACGGCGATGAAGGCGGGGGCGGTGGATTTCATCGAAAAACCCTTCAACAACCAAAACATGCTCGACCTGATCAACGCCGCCCTTCAGTCCGATGCGGCCCGGCGCAAGAGCAAGGCGGCAGAGGTCGAAAACGCGCAGCTTCTGGCCCGGCTCACCCCGCAGGAGCATCGGGTGTTCGAACGTGTGGCGGCAGGGCTGTCGAACCGTGAAATCGGCAGCGAGATGGACATCTCTATCAAGACGGTCGAGGTGCATCGCGCGCGGGTGATGCGCAAGCTTGAGGCGAATTCCGTGGCGGAACTGGTGCGGTTCCATATGCACAATGCGCCATCAGGCGAAGGTGATGGCGGCGAGGGGACATAA
- a CDS encoding Do family serine endopeptidase, whose translation MTKTLSKAPRAAALALSAAMAATPMLALAPSAALAVPPGGYADLVEAVSPAVVFIEVTGKQQQAVAQQQLPPGMPEELRRRFEHMLPGQDGAAPAPRQGLGSGFIISEDGQIVTNHHVVAGAETVTVKLADGRKFDAEVVGSDAMTDIALLKVSADVDLPKVDFGTSKTLRVGDEVVAVGNPFGLGGTVTSGIVSALSRDIQAGPFDDFIQTDAAINRGNSGGPLFNNDGEVVGVNTAILSPGGGSVGIGFSVPSDLVQTIVADLADDGSVERGWLGVQIRPMTPEVANVLGYDEPRGAVIEAITEDSPAAKAGLKKGDIILSFGDTEVDDLRDLTRAVATTTPESAAEVVVLRKGSEQTLDVTVGALEPKPA comes from the coding sequence ATGACCAAGACCCTTTCCAAAGCCCCCCGCGCCGCCGCCCTTGCGCTGAGCGCCGCGATGGCCGCCACGCCGATGCTGGCACTGGCCCCCTCGGCCGCGCTTGCGGTCCCGCCGGGCGGCTATGCCGACCTTGTCGAGGCCGTCTCCCCGGCCGTCGTCTTCATCGAGGTGACGGGCAAGCAGCAACAGGCCGTGGCCCAGCAACAGCTGCCCCCCGGCATGCCCGAGGAACTGCGCCGCCGGTTCGAGCACATGCTGCCCGGTCAGGATGGCGCCGCCCCCGCCCCGCGTCAGGGTCTGGGCTCGGGCTTCATCATCTCCGAGGACGGCCAGATCGTGACCAACCACCACGTCGTCGCCGGCGCCGAGACAGTGACCGTGAAACTCGCCGATGGCCGTAAGTTCGACGCGGAAGTGGTGGGCAGCGATGCGATGACCGACATCGCGCTGCTGAAAGTCTCTGCGGATGTGGACCTGCCCAAGGTCGACTTCGGCACATCGAAAACCCTGCGCGTGGGGGATGAGGTCGTGGCCGTGGGCAACCCCTTCGGCCTTGGCGGCACCGTCACCTCGGGCATCGTCTCGGCCTTGTCGCGCGATATTCAGGCAGGCCCCTTCGATGACTTTATCCAAACCGACGCGGCGATCAACCGCGGCAACTCCGGCGGGCCGCTGTTCAACAACGACGGCGAGGTCGTGGGCGTGAACACCGCGATCCTGAGCCCCGGTGGCGGCTCTGTTGGAATCGGCTTCTCGGTGCCCTCGGATCTGGTGCAGACCATCGTCGCCGATCTGGCCGATGACGGTTCGGTCGAGCGGGGCTGGCTGGGCGTGCAAATCCGGCCCATGACCCCCGAGGTCGCCAATGTGCTGGGCTATGACGAGCCGCGCGGCGCGGTGATCGAAGCGATCACCGAAGACAGCCCCGCCGCCAAAGCGGGCCTTAAGAAGGGCGACATCATCCTGTCCTTCGGCGACACAGAGGTGGACGATCTGCGCGACCTGACCCGTGCGGTGGCCACCACCACGCCCGAGAGCGCGGCAGAGGTCGTCGTGCTGCGCAAAGGGTCCGAACAGACCCTCGACGTGACCGTGGGCGCGCTGGAACCCAAGCCGGCGTGA
- a CDS encoding response regulator transcription factor gives MKLLVVEDDTTTSTYIARGLREEGHAVDVVADGRDGLVQATTGQYDVLILDRMLPELDGLTLLKTLRGAGNTTPVLLLTAMGAVEDRIDGLNAGADDYLVKPFAFGELSARVNALARRPQALEQETTLRAGDLTMDLISRRVTRAGQEIDLLPREFALLEHLLRRKGRVQTRTMLLEAVWDISFDPMTNVVETHISRLRAKVDRPFDSELIQTVRGAGYRIDA, from the coding sequence ATGAAACTGCTTGTTGTCGAAGACGATACCACCACCAGCACCTATATCGCGCGCGGTCTGCGCGAGGAGGGGCATGCGGTGGATGTGGTGGCCGATGGCCGCGACGGGTTGGTGCAGGCCACCACCGGGCAATATGACGTGCTGATCCTTGACCGGATGCTGCCCGAACTGGACGGGCTGACGCTGCTGAAAACCCTGCGCGGGGCGGGCAATACCACGCCCGTGCTGCTGCTTACGGCCATGGGCGCGGTGGAGGACCGGATCGACGGGCTCAATGCCGGGGCGGATGACTATCTGGTCAAACCCTTCGCCTTCGGAGAGCTCTCGGCGCGGGTCAACGCGCTGGCCCGCCGTCCGCAGGCGCTAGAGCAGGAGACCACCCTGCGCGCGGGCGACCTGACCATGGACCTCATCAGCCGCCGGGTGACGCGGGCAGGGCAAGAGATCGACCTGCTGCCGCGCGAGTTTGCCCTCTTGGAGCATCTCTTGCGCCGCAAGGGCAGGGTGCAGACCCGCACCATGCTCTTGGAGGCGGTCTGGGACATTTCCTTCGACCCGATGACCAATGTGGTGGAGACCCATATCAGCCGGTTGCGGGCCAAGGTCGACCGGCCCTTTGACAGCGAACTCATTCAGACCGTGCGCGGCGCTGGCTATAGGATCGACGCGTGA
- a CDS encoding sensor histidine kinase, whose protein sequence is MRARLAGLWRSMPLRLALLLVLLFTIVSLLSLAASYAVTQRSFEQAIRADLAQDMAGFRAAPGAAALARLVEAESRETDPNRLILSYIGPNGRIYGNGAIARDNEGYHIVSIGAARAEYRGVYLTLTDTLYGGLLTIARSRAEITALREVFVNILLVSLLPTVLIALSGGLILARRSKRHVEVIRATLDRLTTGDLAARVAPGPRWSDDLLRIGEAVNQMARAQETSVAALRQVSLDIAHDLKTPIQRVSVHLDDLDRAEAAGADPAEPLARARAELEGIAAIFQSLLQLAQVEQGEARAHFASVDLTALCRTMVELYEPAAGEQGKHLLCDLPETPVHVTGDRALLGQLLANLIENALRHSGDAEAVEVALKQAAGQVTLTVADGGPGIPAENRDKVLQRLYRLDRSRGTPGHGLGLALVDGVAKLHGARLELADNAPGLRVVVTFDS, encoded by the coding sequence GTGAGGGCGCGGCTGGCGGGGCTCTGGCGGTCGATGCCGCTGCGTCTGGCGCTTTTGCTGGTGCTTTTGTTCACCATCGTCAGCCTGCTCAGCCTCGCGGCCAGCTATGCCGTGACCCAGCGGTCCTTCGAGCAAGCGATCCGCGCCGATCTGGCGCAGGACATGGCAGGCTTTCGCGCCGCCCCCGGCGCCGCTGCCCTCGCGCGGCTGGTCGAGGCGGAATCGCGTGAGACCGACCCGAACCGGCTGATCCTCAGCTACATTGGTCCCAACGGGCGCATTTACGGCAACGGGGCCATCGCGCGGGATAACGAGGGCTATCACATCGTCTCGATCGGCGCGGCGCGGGCGGAGTATCGGGGTGTTTACCTGACCCTGACCGACACGCTCTATGGCGGGCTTTTGACCATCGCGCGCAGCCGGGCCGAGATCACGGCCCTGCGCGAGGTTTTCGTCAATATCCTGCTGGTGAGCCTGCTGCCCACGGTGCTGATCGCGCTGTCGGGCGGGCTGATCCTTGCCCGCCGCTCCAAACGCCATGTGGAGGTGATCCGCGCCACGCTAGACCGGCTGACAACGGGGGATCTGGCCGCAAGGGTCGCGCCGGGGCCGCGCTGGTCGGATGACCTGCTGCGCATCGGTGAGGCGGTGAACCAGATGGCTCGGGCGCAGGAAACGTCCGTCGCGGCGCTGCGGCAGGTGTCACTTGATATCGCGCATGATCTGAAGACCCCGATTCAGCGTGTCTCTGTCCATCTTGATGATCTGGACCGGGCCGAGGCTGCGGGCGCGGACCCCGCCGAACCGCTGGCCCGTGCCCGGGCCGAGTTGGAGGGCATCGCCGCGATCTTTCAATCGCTTTTGCAATTGGCGCAGGTGGAGCAGGGCGAGGCCCGCGCGCATTTCGCCTCCGTCGACCTTACCGCGCTATGCCGCACCATGGTCGAACTTTACGAGCCTGCAGCAGGGGAGCAGGGCAAACACCTGCTTTGCGATCTGCCCGAAACGCCTGTTCATGTCACCGGTGACCGCGCGCTTTTGGGGCAATTGCTGGCCAATCTGATTGAGAACGCCCTGCGCCATTCCGGGGATGCCGAGGCGGTAGAGGTCGCGCTGAAGCAGGCGGCGGGGCAGGTCACGCTCACGGTGGCGGACGGCGGTCCCGGCATTCCGGCTGAGAACCGCGACAAAGTGTTGCAGCGGCTTTACCGGCTGGATCGCAGCCGGGGCACGCCGGGTCATGGGCTGGGTCTGGCGCTGGTCGATGGGGTGGCGAAACTCCATGGGGCAAGGCTGGAGCTTGCCGACAACGCGCCGGGGCTGCGCGTCGTGGTGACGTTCGACAGCTAG
- a CDS encoding cytochrome ubiquinol oxidase subunit I: MLDGYTAEILARVQFAFTVSFHIIFPAFSIGLASFLAVLNALWLWKREETYLKLFNYWKKIFAVAFGMGVVSGIVMSYQIGTNWSVFSDKAGPVVGPLMAYEVLSAFFLEAGFLGIMLFGRKRVGDGLHMFATALVALGTLASATWILSVNSWMQTPAGFAINDVGQFVPEDWWAIVFNPSFPYRLVHMVLAAYLTTALVVGGVGGLHLLRDRADAAARRMFSMAMWMLLLVTPLQILAGDMHGLNTLEHQPAKVMAMEGHYDSHPEGAPLILFGIPNPEEKRIDHAVEIPKLSSLILKHDLNAPLDGLDTIPDADEPPVAIVFWSFRIMIALGFAMLGLGLWAAFARLRGWLYDAPMLHRLALLMGPTGFVAVLAGWITTEVGRQPFTVYGLLRTSESLAPIEAPAVATSLIAFIVVYFFVFGAGTWYILAMMRKPVVGHVLEDERDDVQGEQPQDGNAQNDPARGEGPILAVGEEAAVRDKTAHNKGEES; the protein is encoded by the coding sequence ATGCTCGACGGTTACACCGCCGAAATCCTAGCGCGGGTGCAGTTTGCATTCACGGTTTCGTTCCACATCATCTTCCCGGCTTTCTCGATCGGGTTGGCGAGCTTTCTGGCCGTGCTCAACGCGCTCTGGCTGTGGAAACGCGAAGAGACCTATCTGAAGCTCTTCAACTACTGGAAGAAAATCTTCGCGGTGGCCTTTGGCATGGGGGTCGTCTCGGGCATCGTCATGTCCTACCAGATCGGCACCAACTGGTCGGTCTTCTCTGACAAGGCGGGGCCGGTGGTCGGGCCGCTGATGGCCTATGAGGTGCTCTCGGCCTTTTTCCTTGAGGCGGGCTTTCTGGGCATCATGCTTTTTGGCCGCAAACGGGTGGGTGACGGGCTGCATATGTTCGCCACAGCGCTGGTCGCGCTTGGCACGCTGGCCTCGGCCACATGGATCCTGTCGGTGAACTCTTGGATGCAGACACCTGCGGGCTTTGCCATCAATGACGTAGGCCAATTCGTGCCCGAGGATTGGTGGGCGATCGTTTTCAACCCCTCCTTCCCCTACCGTTTGGTGCATATGGTGTTGGCGGCCTATCTCACCACGGCGCTGGTCGTCGGCGGCGTCGGGGGGCTGCACCTGCTGCGCGACCGTGCGGATGCGGCAGCGCGGCGGATGTTCTCCATGGCGATGTGGATGCTCTTGCTAGTCACACCGCTCCAAATCCTTGCAGGCGATATGCACGGGCTGAACACGCTGGAGCATCAGCCCGCCAAGGTCATGGCGATGGAGGGGCATTACGACAGCCACCCCGAAGGCGCGCCGCTGATCCTCTTTGGCATCCCGAACCCCGAGGAAAAGCGCATCGACCACGCGGTGGAGATCCCCAAACTGTCGTCGCTGATCCTCAAGCATGATCTGAACGCGCCGCTCGACGGGCTGGACACGATCCCGGACGCGGATGAGCCGCCGGTGGCCATCGTTTTCTGGTCCTTCCGCATCATGATCGCGCTTGGCTTTGCGATGCTGGGGCTGGGGCTTTGGGCGGCCTTCGCGCGGCTGCGCGGGTGGCTTTACGATGCGCCGATGTTGCACCGTCTGGCGCTGCTGATGGGCCCCACCGGCTTTGTGGCGGTGCTGGCGGGCTGGATCACGACCGAGGTCGGGCGGCAGCCCTTCACCGTCTACGGGCTGTTGCGGACCTCGGAAAGCCTTGCCCCGATTGAGGCACCCGCGGTCGCGACCTCCCTGATCGCTTTCATTGTGGTCTATTTCTTCGTCTTCGGCGCGGGCACTTGGTACATTCTGGCGATGATGCGCAAACCGGTCGTCGGCCATGTGTTGGAGGATGAGCGCGACGATGTTCAGGGCGAGCAGCCGCAAGACGGCAATGCGCAGAACGACCCGGCGCGCGGCGAGGGGCCGATCCTTGCTGTCGGCGAAGAGGCGGCGGTCAGAGACAAGACCGCGCATAACAAGGGCGAGGAGAGCTGA
- the cydB gene encoding cytochrome d ubiquinol oxidase subunit II yields MLGLELSFIWAGIIAAAVLIYVILDGFDLGVGLLFPMTKDEGERNVMMNSVAPIWDGNETWLVLGGGGLFAVFPLAYAVVMPALYMPIILMLLGLIFRGVAFEYRWRTKRWKPLWDMAFFGGSLVASFCQGIALGALVQGIEIEGRAYAGGWWDWLTPFSILTGVAVTTGYALLGATWLNMKLEGRIQAHMRRLAWPLAVATLVFMGLVSLWTPFTDAVYFERWFAWPTALFSGIVPLLVALAAFGMLRGLQRRGDKQPFFCALALFVLGFIGIGISFYPHMVPPSLTIAEAAAPDESLMFALVGTLVLLPLILSYTAYAYWVFRGKIDPEEGYH; encoded by the coding sequence ATGTTGGGACTTGAACTTTCGTTCATCTGGGCCGGGATCATCGCCGCAGCGGTCTTGATCTACGTCATCCTCGATGGCTTCGATCTGGGCGTTGGGCTGCTCTTTCCGATGACCAAGGATGAGGGCGAGCGCAATGTGATGATGAACTCCGTCGCCCCCATCTGGGACGGCAATGAGACATGGCTGGTGCTGGGCGGCGGCGGGCTTTTCGCCGTCTTCCCGCTGGCCTATGCGGTGGTGATGCCTGCGCTTTACATGCCGATCATCTTGATGCTGCTGGGGCTGATCTTTCGCGGCGTGGCGTTTGAGTACCGCTGGCGCACGAAACGCTGGAAACCGCTTTGGGACATGGCATTCTTTGGCGGCTCGCTGGTGGCCTCCTTCTGTCAGGGCATCGCCTTGGGCGCGCTGGTGCAGGGGATTGAGATCGAAGGCCGCGCTTATGCGGGCGGCTGGTGGGACTGGCTCACGCCCTTCTCGATCCTGACCGGTGTGGCGGTGACCACGGGCTATGCGCTCTTGGGCGCCACATGGCTCAACATGAAGCTTGAGGGCCGCATCCAAGCGCATATGCGTCGCCTTGCATGGCCGCTGGCGGTGGCGACACTGGTCTTCATGGGGCTGGTCAGCCTTTGGACGCCCTTCACCGATGCGGTCTATTTCGAACGCTGGTTCGCATGGCCCACCGCGCTCTTCAGCGGCATCGTGCCGCTCTTGGTGGCGCTGGCGGCTTTCGGCATGCTGCGCGGGTTGCAACGCCGCGGCGACAAACAACCCTTCTTTTGCGCGCTGGCGCTCTTCGTGCTGGGCTTCATCGGCATCGGGATCAGTTTCTACCCGCATATGGTGCCGCCCAGCCTGACCATTGCAGAGGCTGCCGCCCCGGATGAGAGCCTGATGTTCGCGCTGGTCGGCACCTTGGTGCTGCTGCCGCTGATCCTGAGCTACACCGCCTATGCCTATTGGGTGTTCCGCGGCAAGATCGACCCCGAGGAGGGCTATCACTGA
- a CDS encoding DUF2474 family protein codes for MRHWLKRAGWFVALWLASVALLAVVAYGIRLVIMPG; via the coding sequence ATGCGCCATTGGCTGAAACGCGCGGGCTGGTTCGTAGCGCTTTGGCTGGCCAGCGTCGCCCTGCTGGCGGTGGTGGCCTATGGCATCCGGCTGGTGATCATGCCCGGCTGA
- a CDS encoding NADPH:quinone oxidoreductase family protein gives MRAMQVTAYDEPLTLQELEMPIPGQGEVLVQVETCGLNFGDLLIIKGTYQEKPPLPFTLGMEMAGTITALGAGVDHLKVGQRVAAYTGFDGLAEYAAIPAAVCVPIPEEMTAVDAAAFLIAYGTSHVALDYKARLQPGERLLVLGASGGIGLTAVELGKLMGAEVIAVARGEDKLAVCKEAGADHLINSETDDIRAIVKELGGADVVYDPVGGDQFKAAMRACNPEARLIPLGFASGEVPQIPANILLVKNLTVLGFYWGGYAKIKPSVLTDSFAELIKWYVAGKLKPHVSNVMPLEQANEALALLRDRKATGKVVVKVAA, from the coding sequence ATGCGCGCCATGCAAGTCACCGCCTATGACGAACCTCTTACCCTGCAAGAGCTTGAGATGCCCATCCCGGGGCAGGGCGAGGTGCTGGTTCAGGTCGAGACCTGCGGGCTGAACTTTGGCGACCTGCTGATCATCAAGGGCACCTATCAGGAAAAACCGCCGCTGCCCTTCACGCTGGGGATGGAGATGGCGGGCACGATCACCGCTCTGGGCGCGGGGGTGGATCACCTGAAGGTCGGCCAGCGCGTGGCGGCCTATACCGGCTTTGACGGTCTGGCCGAATATGCCGCCATTCCCGCCGCCGTCTGCGTGCCGATTCCCGAAGAGATGACGGCAGTGGATGCGGCGGCCTTTCTGATCGCCTATGGCACCAGCCATGTTGCGCTGGACTACAAGGCGCGGTTGCAGCCGGGTGAGCGGCTGCTGGTCTTGGGCGCCTCGGGCGGCATCGGGCTGACGGCGGTGGAACTGGGCAAGCTGATGGGGGCCGAGGTGATCGCCGTGGCGCGCGGCGAAGATAAGCTTGCCGTTTGCAAAGAGGCGGGCGCCGATCACCTGATCAATTCCGAGACCGACGACATCCGCGCCATCGTCAAGGAATTGGGCGGGGCGGATGTGGTCTATGACCCGGTGGGCGGTGATCAGTTCAAAGCCGCCATGCGCGCCTGCAACCCCGAAGCGCGGCTGATCCCCTTGGGCTTTGCCAGCGGTGAGGTGCCTCAGATTCCGGCCAATATCCTGCTGGTCAAGAACCTCACCGTCTTGGGCTTTTACTGGGGCGGCTATGCCAAGATCAAACCTTCGGTCCTAACCGACAGTTTCGCCGAGCTGATCAAATGGTATGTCGCGGGCAAGCTGAAACCCCATGTCAGCAACGTCATGCCGCTGGAACAGGCGAATGAGGCGCTGGCCCTGCTGCGCGACCGCAAGGCAACGGGCAAAGTGGTGGTCAAGGTGGCGGCTTAA
- a CDS encoding DMT family transporter, with protein sequence MTSNSHNRAGLAIGLILLGVAAISVNDMLIKRLSGGYPLHQIVFTRSAIGILLGLVLVKLEGGFHLLKTRQPGLHLLRGLLIVISNMSFFLALSVLPLAEATALFFAAPLFITVLSIPLLGEKVGPLRLGAVIVGFIGMVIMMRPWASTATLEVSRWVLLLPMLAALTYALNQLMTRKLGVNSKASALMVYIQAAFVAVSLGFFLIAGDGRFVDEGSSASLQFLLRAWIWPAREDYLTFLGIGLNIALIGYCLSQAYRLGDAATVAPFEYIGLPLAVFWGFVIFGDLPVWEVWVGIALILASGLFVYLRERQKALRVTRLQGGRRA encoded by the coding sequence ATGACAAGTAACTCCCATAACCGCGCCGGACTGGCGATCGGGCTGATCCTTCTCGGCGTCGCCGCGATTTCGGTCAATGACATGCTGATCAAACGTCTGTCGGGCGGCTATCCGCTGCATCAGATCGTCTTTACCCGCTCGGCCATCGGGATTCTGCTGGGGCTGGTGCTGGTCAAACTCGAAGGCGGGTTTCACCTGCTTAAAACGCGGCAGCCGGGGCTGCATCTGCTGCGCGGGCTGCTCATCGTGATCTCGAACATGTCCTTCTTTCTGGCGCTATCGGTTCTGCCGTTGGCCGAGGCGACGGCGCTGTTCTTTGCCGCACCCCTGTTCATCACGGTGCTGTCGATCCCACTGTTGGGCGAAAAGGTCGGCCCGCTGCGGCTTGGCGCGGTGATCGTGGGGTTCATCGGCATGGTGATCATGATGCGCCCTTGGGCCAGCACCGCAACGCTCGAAGTCTCTCGCTGGGTGTTGCTTCTGCCGATGCTGGCGGCGCTGACCTATGCGTTGAACCAATTGATGACCCGCAAGCTGGGCGTGAACTCCAAAGCCTCGGCGCTTATGGTCTATATCCAAGCCGCCTTTGTCGCCGTGTCACTGGGGTTTTTCCTGATCGCGGGCGATGGGCGGTTCGTGGATGAGGGCAGCAGTGCCTCGCTCCAGTTCCTGCTGCGCGCGTGGATTTGGCCTGCCCGTGAGGATTACCTCACCTTCCTCGGGATCGGGTTGAACATCGCGCTGATCGGCTATTGCCTCAGCCAAGCCTACCGGCTGGGGGATGCCGCCACCGTCGCCCCGTTCGAATATATCGGCCTGCCGCTGGCGGTGTTCTGGGGTTTCGTGATCTTCGGCGACCTCCCGGTCTGGGAGGTCTGGGTCGGGATCGCGCTGATCCTCGCCTCGGGTCTGTTCGTCTACCTACGCGAGCGCCAGAAGGCGCTGCGCGTGACCCGTTTGCAGGGCGGGCGGCGGGCTTAA
- a CDS encoding CoxG family protein has product MQMSDTRQIAATPAEVYAALLDPEMLQTCVPGAQDVSGSVEEGYDATVVQKVGPVKATFKGHVTLSDLVPNEALTITGEGKGGAAGFAKGGAEVRLAEKDGGTELSYDVEAKVGGKLAQLGSRIIDGFAKKMADQFFDNLQSSLEGPAEQGAEAPATEEDAPAKKGWFGRAKT; this is encoded by the coding sequence ATGCAGATGTCCGACACCCGCCAGATCGCCGCCACCCCCGCCGAGGTTTACGCGGCATTGCTGGACCCGGAGATGCTGCAAACCTGCGTGCCCGGCGCGCAAGACGTCTCAGGCTCGGTCGAAGAGGGCTATGACGCGACGGTGGTGCAAAAGGTCGGCCCGGTGAAGGCGACGTTCAAGGGCCATGTGACGCTCTCCGATCTGGTGCCGAACGAAGCGCTGACCATCACCGGCGAGGGCAAGGGCGGTGCCGCCGGTTTTGCCAAAGGCGGGGCCGAGGTGCGGCTGGCCGAAAAGGACGGCGGGACCGAGCTGAGTTATGATGTCGAGGCCAAGGTCGGCGGCAAGCTGGCGCAGCTTGGCAGCCGGATCATCGACGGTTTCGCCAAGAAAATGGCGGATCAGTTCTTCGACAACCTGCAATCCTCGCTCGAAGGTCCGGCAGAGCAGGGCGCAGAGGCGCCGGCCACCGAAGAAGACGCGCCTGCCAAAAAGGGCTGGTTCGGCCGCGCCAAGACCTGA
- a CDS encoding ABC transporter ATP-binding protein: MPTIVDIQNLRKSYAGGFEALKGVNLQIEKGEILALLGSNGAGKTTLISTICGITTATSGRVTVGGHDIRDDFRAARSMIGLVPQEINLEPFEKVINTVRFSRGLFGRPADEAVLEKILRQLSLWDKKDSQIRELSGGMKRRVLIAKALAHDPKVLFLDEPTAGVDVELRKDMWEIVAGLKASGVTIILTTHYIEEAEAIADRIGVIAKGELLLVEEKHALMARMGKKQLEVQLTEPITEVPLALQSPDVELSADGQSLIYTYDTNAERTGITKLLSKVAESGLVLQDVATRQSSLEDIFVDLLKEDAA; the protein is encoded by the coding sequence ATGCCGACAATCGTGGATATTCAAAACCTGCGTAAATCCTACGCGGGCGGTTTCGAGGCGCTCAAAGGGGTCAATCTACAGATCGAAAAGGGCGAGATTCTCGCGCTTCTGGGCTCGAACGGGGCGGGGAAGACGACGCTCATTTCGACCATCTGCGGCATCACCACTGCGACCAGCGGCAGGGTGACCGTCGGCGGCCATGACATTCGGGATGATTTCCGCGCGGCCCGTTCCATGATCGGGCTGGTCCCGCAGGAGATTAATCTCGAACCCTTTGAGAAGGTCATCAACACCGTGCGCTTCTCGCGCGGGCTGTTTGGCCGTCCGGCGGATGAGGCGGTGTTGGAGAAAATCCTGCGCCAACTCTCGCTCTGGGACAAGAAAGACAGCCAGATCCGCGAGCTTTCGGGCGGGATGAAACGCCGCGTGCTGATCGCCAAGGCGCTGGCGCATGACCCCAAGGTGCTGTTTCTGGATGAGCCGACCGCGGGCGTCGACGTAGAACTGCGCAAGGACATGTGGGAGATCGTGGCGGGGCTGAAAGCCTCGGGCGTGACGATCATCCTGACCACCCATTATATCGAAGAGGCCGAGGCCATCGCCGACCGGATCGGCGTCATCGCCAAGGGCGAATTGCTGCTGGTCGAAGAGAAACACGCGCTGATGGCGCGCATGGGCAAGAAGCAACTCGAAGTCCAGCTGACCGAGCCGATCACCGAAGTGCCGCTGGCGCTGCAATCGCCGGACGTGGAATTGTCCGCCGATGGGCAATCGCTGATCTACACCTATGACACCAATGCCGAGCGGACCGGGATCACCAAACTGCTCTCCAAAGTCGCGGAAAGCGGTCTGGTGCTGCAAGACGTGGCGACACGGCAAAGCAGCTTGGAAGATATTTTTGTCGATCTGCTCAAGGAGGATGCGGCATGA
- a CDS encoding ABC transporter permease — protein MNWTAIKAIYAFEMARFFRTITQSIISPVLSTSLYFVVFGAAIGSRIDEVEGVSYGAFIVPGLIMLSVITQSISNASFGIYFPKFIGTVYELLSAPINFFEIVIGYVGAAATKALFIGTIILITAFFFVDITIQHPIAMVAFLILTCISFALMGFIIGIWAGNFEQLQLVPLLIVTPLVFLGGSFYSISMLPPVWQVISHFNPVVYLISGFRWAFFGAADVPIITSLAAIALFTALCLGVIWWIFRTGWRLRA, from the coding sequence ATGAACTGGACCGCGATCAAAGCCATCTACGCTTTTGAAATGGCGCGTTTCTTTCGCACCATCACGCAAAGCATCATCTCGCCGGTGCTGTCGACCTCGCTTTACTTCGTGGTCTTTGGCGCCGCCATCGGCAGCCGCATTGATGAGGTCGAGGGCGTGAGCTACGGCGCCTTCATCGTGCCGGGGCTGATCATGCTCAGCGTCATCACGCAGTCGATCTCCAACGCCTCTTTCGGGATCTATTTCCCGAAGTTCATCGGCACGGTTTACGAGCTGCTCTCGGCCCCGATCAATTTCTTCGAGATCGTCATCGGCTATGTCGGCGCGGCGGCGACCAAGGCGCTCTTTATCGGCACGATTATCCTGATCACGGCCTTCTTCTTTGTCGACATCACGATCCAGCACCCCATCGCCATGGTGGCCTTCCTGATCCTGACCTGCATCAGCTTCGCGCTGATGGGCTTTATCATCGGCATCTGGGCGGGCAATTTCGAGCAGTTGCAACTGGTGCCTCTGTTGATCGTCACGCCGCTGGTCTTCCTTGGCGGGTCTTTCTACTCGATCTCGATGTTGCCGCCGGTCTGGCAAGTGATCTCGCATTTCAATCCGGTGGTCTATCTGATCTCGGGCTTTCGCTGGGCGTTTTTCGGCGCGGCGGATGTGCCGATCATCACCAGCCTTGCCGCCATCGCGCTGTTTACCGCGCTTTGCCTCGGCGTGATCTGGTGGATTTTCCGCACCGGCTGGCGTCTGCGGGCCTGA